One stretch of Comamonas testosteroni DNA includes these proteins:
- a CDS encoding DUF6630 family protein has protein sequence MPAYALLLAHDEHPSPDTEWPAEPGGSCDGWAEWFSSTPLLFSVLLGDARHLPELVPCSAYQDKQSLAALAAPMEQVQARWQWLRGVMEPLPAHWPGSVSRQWQEIDRVIRTSARQWLLLDCATLCPHDFDEAEFTTFLQAQRELCRQWSCSGAELPESLQALKRAPQSHLGWWSGSVIARTEVIEQQSEEDWPSWLADHYELRHHGAWDEATESYYVMPRLHPRTGLKPQNEAERDHWPVGMVTPYGRWLQRPVEGASMTFVSGEHLSVHYPETTPGEGARSGIKDLNGIWLVSPSAGYRDAYAVTPQVMACRSPGQENMQDLRSLPGLALLHEGLGSIDYNEEQDEFIRAEKGPYGNSCQLLLKPDGHPLFDAGRYEHINDFSTKTDLAVACVREPFVNEQGEQELRILEGVIDIRGQEIIPCRFKTIERGFSSSPPKIFPGRKLLAITEKGEPRIFSTKGKLLAAPDIWCPPLNCSPKKNELLAFMGEGAEAELVLFSIRDFSITRTGETWEDYRNALRGMFKGLGDDAPEATTMTRAELMEAEDPAWMQDISRILCLNDESRAADLLQQWRDCVAAPDPDDMGRDEDDESDPDVMHLPAGENALTLYWVHLLAVAGQFARFDWKDADGIANTHWLPGTDDWQWDTPADGVESGMENMAEHLAGRQLALIKLATDDDSLRVTVVRAADAEDFMERLAQAHISAWKYSAN, from the coding sequence ATGCCCGCCTACGCCCTGCTGCTTGCCCACGACGAGCACCCCAGTCCTGATACAGAGTGGCCCGCAGAACCCGGCGGCAGTTGCGACGGCTGGGCCGAATGGTTCAGCAGCACGCCGCTGCTGTTCAGCGTGCTGCTGGGCGATGCACGGCATCTGCCCGAACTGGTCCCCTGCAGCGCCTACCAGGACAAGCAAAGCCTCGCGGCCCTGGCCGCGCCCATGGAGCAGGTTCAGGCCCGCTGGCAATGGCTCAGGGGCGTGATGGAACCACTGCCGGCACACTGGCCAGGCTCTGTCAGCAGGCAATGGCAGGAGATTGACCGTGTCATCCGCACCAGCGCGCGCCAGTGGCTGCTGCTGGACTGCGCGACGCTATGTCCGCATGACTTTGACGAAGCGGAGTTCACGACCTTTTTGCAGGCCCAGCGCGAGCTATGCCGGCAATGGAGCTGCAGCGGCGCCGAGCTGCCCGAATCCCTGCAGGCCTTGAAGCGGGCGCCGCAATCCCATCTGGGATGGTGGAGCGGCTCGGTCATTGCCCGCACCGAGGTCATCGAGCAGCAAAGCGAAGAAGACTGGCCCTCCTGGCTGGCCGATCACTACGAACTGCGCCACCATGGCGCCTGGGACGAAGCGACCGAAAGCTATTACGTCATGCCCAGGCTGCACCCGCGCACAGGCCTGAAACCGCAAAACGAGGCCGAGCGCGACCACTGGCCTGTGGGCATGGTCACGCCCTATGGCCGCTGGCTGCAGCGCCCCGTGGAAGGCGCGAGCATGACTTTTGTCTCCGGCGAGCATCTGAGCGTGCACTATCCCGAGACCACGCCTGGCGAAGGCGCAAGGTCCGGCATCAAGGATTTGAACGGCATCTGGCTGGTATCGCCCTCTGCGGGCTATCGCGACGCCTATGCCGTCACGCCCCAGGTGATGGCCTGCCGATCACCGGGGCAGGAAAACATGCAGGACCTGCGCAGCCTGCCCGGCCTCGCGCTGCTGCACGAAGGACTCGGCAGCATCGACTACAACGAGGAACAGGACGAATTCATCCGTGCCGAAAAAGGCCCGTACGGCAACTCGTGCCAGTTGCTGCTCAAGCCCGACGGCCACCCACTGTTTGATGCGGGCCGCTATGAGCACATCAACGACTTCAGCACCAAGACAGACCTGGCCGTCGCCTGCGTCCGGGAACCCTTTGTCAACGAGCAGGGCGAGCAGGAGTTGCGCATTCTCGAAGGCGTGATTGACATCCGCGGCCAGGAAATCATCCCCTGCCGGTTCAAGACCATAGAGCGCGGCTTCAGCAGCTCGCCCCCCAAGATATTTCCCGGCCGCAAGCTTCTGGCCATCACCGAAAAAGGCGAGCCACGCATCTTCAGCACCAAAGGCAAGCTGCTGGCCGCCCCTGATATCTGGTGCCCGCCGCTGAACTGCAGCCCGAAGAAAAATGAACTGCTCGCCTTTATGGGCGAGGGAGCGGAGGCCGAGCTGGTCCTGTTCTCCATCCGGGATTTCAGCATCACCCGCACCGGGGAAACCTGGGAGGACTACCGCAATGCGCTGCGCGGCATGTTCAAGGGCCTGGGGGACGACGCCCCCGAAGCCACGACCATGACCCGCGCAGAACTGATGGAAGCCGAAGATCCGGCCTGGATGCAGGACATATCGCGCATTCTTTGCCTGAACGACGAAAGCCGGGCTGCAGACCTGCTGCAGCAATGGCGCGACTGCGTGGCGGCACCTGATCCTGACGACATGGGCCGGGACGAAGATGACGAGAGTGACCCCGATGTCATGCATCTGCCCGCTGGTGAAAACGCGCTGACCCTGTACTGGGTGCATCTGCTGGCCGTTGCCGGTCAGTTCGCCCGCTTTGACTGGAAGGATGCCGACGGCATTGCAAACACGCACTGGCTGCCCGGCACCGATGACTGGCAATGGGACACGCCCGCTGACGGTGTTGAATCGGGCATGGAGAACATGGCCGAACATCTGGCCGGCCGCCAGCTGGCCCTGATCAAGCTGGCCACCGATGACGACAGCCTGCGCGTGACCGTGGTGCGCGCGGCCGATGCCGAGGACTTCATGGAGCGGCTGGCGCAGGCCCATATCAGCGCCTGGAAGTACAGCGCGAACTGA
- a CDS encoding class I SAM-dependent methyltransferase, translating to MQGLGCGHCYSFRKMTSNSLPPTPATIAAISAGHCAQAPSAWIARFAHLVRPQGSVLDLACGMGRHTRFFSALNHTLTSVDKAPEATRSVADIAETITADIENNAWPLTGRSFDGVVITNYLWRPLWPLILDSVKPGGVLLYETFAQGNEAYGKPSRPDFLLAPGELLQVCAGWNVVAYEHGLLEQPTRVVQRIAAIRPDDAAATAAPAALLQA from the coding sequence ATGCAAGGATTGGGCTGCGGGCACTGCTATAGTTTTCGCAAGATGACAAGCAACTCCCTGCCTCCCACCCCCGCCACCATTGCGGCGATTTCCGCCGGCCACTGCGCGCAGGCGCCCTCCGCCTGGATTGCCCGCTTTGCCCATCTGGTACGCCCGCAGGGCTCGGTGCTGGACCTGGCCTGCGGCATGGGTCGCCATACGCGTTTCTTCTCGGCCTTGAACCACACTCTGACCAGCGTGGACAAGGCACCGGAGGCGACCCGGTCCGTGGCGGATATCGCCGAGACGATTACCGCCGATATCGAAAACAACGCCTGGCCTCTGACGGGCCGCAGCTTTGACGGCGTGGTCATCACCAACTATCTGTGGCGTCCGCTGTGGCCGCTGATTCTGGACAGCGTCAAGCCCGGCGGCGTGCTGCTCTACGAAACCTTTGCCCAGGGCAACGAGGCCTATGGCAAGCCCTCGCGCCCGGACTTCCTGCTGGCTCCCGGCGAGCTGCTGCAGGTCTGCGCCGGCTGGAACGTCGTCGCCTACGAGCACGGCCTGCTTGAGCAGCCCACGCGCGTGGTGCAGCGCATTGCCGCCATCCGGCCCGATGACGCGGCCGCAACTGCCGCACCAGCAGCACTGCTGCAAGCCTGA
- a CDS encoding SDR family oxidoreductase — translation MARIIITGASDGIGAEMARQLAQTHGSRLQLTLAARNAGNLQAVAEQCQALGAQVLEVPTDVSEEAQCRALIDAAVQQFGGLDALINNAGVSAHALFEQVSAQDLGWYERLMRINLWGSVWCTHAALPHLKASQGSIVAVSSLAGLIGVPGRTAYSASKFAMAGFFEALRIELKPAGVSVTTAYPGVVDTRIRYHGYNARGEAAGVSGLREDGAMTVAECARLILDGMRRRQREVVMTGKGKLGRFIKLIAPGMVEDMALAALKDDVKPH, via the coding sequence ATGGCCCGCATCATCATCACCGGAGCCTCGGACGGCATAGGCGCCGAAATGGCCCGCCAGCTGGCACAAACCCATGGCAGCCGGCTGCAGCTGACGCTGGCCGCGCGCAATGCCGGCAATCTGCAAGCCGTGGCAGAACAATGCCAGGCCCTGGGGGCGCAGGTGCTGGAAGTTCCCACCGATGTGAGCGAAGAGGCCCAGTGCCGCGCGCTAATCGACGCCGCCGTGCAGCAGTTTGGCGGGCTGGACGCCCTGATCAACAACGCCGGGGTCTCGGCCCATGCCCTGTTCGAACAGGTCAGCGCACAAGACCTGGGCTGGTATGAGAGGTTGATGCGCATCAACCTCTGGGGCAGCGTCTGGTGCACCCATGCGGCGCTGCCGCACCTCAAGGCCAGCCAGGGCTCCATCGTCGCCGTGTCTTCGCTGGCCGGTCTGATCGGCGTGCCGGGCCGCACGGCCTATAGCGCCAGCAAGTTCGCCATGGCCGGCTTCTTCGAAGCCCTGCGCATCGAGCTCAAACCCGCCGGCGTGAGCGTGACCACCGCCTACCCCGGCGTGGTGGATACGCGCATCCGCTACCACGGCTACAACGCCAGAGGCGAGGCCGCAGGCGTCAGCGGCCTCAGGGAAGACGGCGCGATGACGGTGGCCGAATGCGCGCGCCTCATACTGGACGGCATGAGACGCCGCCAGCGCGAGGTGGTGATGACCGGCAAGGGTAAGCTGGGTCGCTTCATCAAGCTGATCGCCCCGGGCATGGTGGAAGACATGGCCCTGGCCGCGCTCAAGGACGATGTGAAGCCGCACTGA
- a CDS encoding MFS transporter: MSMAQILLCGGAIVTLSMGIRHGFGLWLQPITQEMGWTRENFSLAIAVQNLSWGILGIFVGMLADRIGAFKVLIGGSILYALGLAGMALSPDATVFLLTAGVLIGAAQAGTTYAVIYGVLGRQIPVARRSWAMGVAAAAGSFGQFFMVPVEGKLIAQFGWSNALLILALFALLIAALAFGLREPGFGGSTPIKREQTVGQALREAWTYPSFLLLMAGYFVCGFQVMFIGVHMPSYLKDFGMAPHVASYSLALVGLFNIFGTYLAGNLGQKLPKRYLLSGIYGLRSVATVAFLLAPLSPWSVYAFCAAMGFLWLSTVPLTNATIAQIFGVQHLSMLGGFVFFSHQIGSFLGVWLGGYLYDINGNYDMVWYISIALGIFAAVVNLPVRETAIVRRAPSAA; the protein is encoded by the coding sequence ATGTCCATGGCGCAGATTCTTCTGTGCGGTGGCGCCATCGTCACGCTCTCCATGGGCATACGCCACGGCTTCGGCCTCTGGCTGCAGCCCATCACCCAGGAGATGGGCTGGACGCGCGAGAACTTTTCCCTGGCCATTGCCGTGCAGAACCTGTCCTGGGGCATCCTGGGCATCTTCGTCGGCATGCTGGCCGACCGCATCGGCGCCTTCAAGGTGCTGATCGGCGGCTCCATCCTCTATGCGCTGGGCCTGGCCGGCATGGCGCTGTCTCCCGATGCCACCGTGTTTTTGCTGACCGCCGGCGTGCTGATCGGCGCGGCCCAGGCCGGCACCACCTATGCCGTGATCTACGGCGTGCTGGGCCGGCAGATTCCTGTGGCGCGGCGCAGCTGGGCCATGGGCGTGGCCGCTGCGGCAGGCTCGTTCGGCCAGTTCTTCATGGTGCCCGTGGAGGGCAAGCTGATCGCGCAGTTCGGCTGGTCCAATGCCTTGCTGATACTGGCGCTGTTCGCGCTGCTGATCGCCGCCCTGGCCTTTGGCCTGCGGGAGCCGGGCTTTGGCGGCAGCACGCCCATCAAGCGCGAGCAGACCGTGGGCCAGGCGCTCAGGGAAGCCTGGACCTACCCCAGCTTTCTGCTGCTGATGGCGGGCTATTTTGTCTGCGGCTTCCAGGTCATGTTCATCGGAGTGCACATGCCCAGCTATCTGAAGGACTTCGGCATGGCGCCCCATGTGGCCAGCTATTCGCTGGCCCTGGTCGGCCTGTTCAATATCTTCGGCACCTATCTGGCCGGCAATCTGGGCCAGAAGCTGCCCAAGCGCTATCTGCTGTCGGGCATCTACGGCCTGCGCTCGGTGGCCACCGTGGCCTTTTTGCTGGCCCCGCTGTCGCCCTGGTCGGTCTATGCCTTCTGCGCCGCCATGGGCTTTCTGTGGCTGTCCACCGTGCCGCTGACCAATGCCACCATCGCCCAGATCTTCGGCGTGCAGCATCTGTCCATGCTGGGCGGCTTTGTCTTCTTCAGCCACCAGATCGGCAGCTTCCTGGGCGTATGGCTGGGCGGCTATCTCTACGATATCAACGGCAACTACGACATGGTCTGGTACATCTCGATTGCCCTGGGCATTTTTGCCGCCGTCGTGAACCTGCCCGTGCGCGAGACAGCCATTGTGCGACGCGCGCCCAGCGCCGCCTGA
- a CDS encoding DNA topoisomerase IV subunit B, with protein sequence MAVKPSNEYSEGSIRVLKGLEPVKQRPGMYTRTDNPLHILQEVIDNAADEALAGYGKKIKFTMHADGSYSVEDDGRGIPFGLHPEEKAPVVELVFTRLHAGGKFDKGNGGAYSFSGGLHGVGVSVTNALATRLEVQVHRDGQVATLVFSGGDVIEPLKVRPLQAGERKQGTTVRAWPDAKYFESSALPMGELVHLLRSKAVLMPGVAVSLINEKSRDTQSWQFKGGLRDYLAQSLHGEPVIPLFEGEGFADKNNDSFAEGEGAAWCVAFTEDGAPLRESYVNLIPTTAGGTHDSGLRDGLFQAVKAFIDMHSLLPKGVKLMPDDVFARASYVLNAKVLDPQFQGQIKERLNSRDAVRLVSGFVRPALELWLNEHVDWGKKLAEIAIKAAQTRQKAGQKVEKRKGSGVAVLPGKLTDCESKDIAVNEVFLVEGDSAGGSAKMGRDKETQAILPLRGKVLNTWEVDRDRLFANNEIHDISVAIGVDPHGPNDEPDLSGLRYGKICILSDADVDGSHIQVLLLTLFFKHFPKLIEAGHIHVALPPLFRVDVPARGKKPAIKVYALDAGELDAIIEKCAKDGVPREKCQVSRFKGLGEMNAEQLWETTLNPDTRRLLPVQFMNLDFAQSEAVVTKLMGKGEAAARRELMELHGDAVEVDI encoded by the coding sequence ATGGCAGTCAAACCGTCCAACGAATATTCCGAAGGCTCGATCCGCGTTCTCAAGGGTCTGGAGCCTGTCAAACAGCGTCCCGGCATGTATACGCGCACCGACAACCCCCTGCACATCCTGCAGGAGGTGATCGACAACGCGGCCGACGAGGCGCTTGCCGGCTACGGCAAGAAAATCAAGTTCACCATGCATGCCGACGGCTCCTACAGTGTGGAAGACGACGGGCGCGGCATTCCCTTCGGTCTGCACCCCGAGGAGAAGGCCCCCGTGGTGGAGCTGGTGTTCACGCGTTTGCACGCGGGCGGCAAGTTCGACAAGGGCAATGGCGGCGCCTACAGCTTCTCGGGCGGTCTGCACGGCGTGGGCGTGTCGGTGACGAATGCGCTGGCCACGCGCCTGGAGGTGCAGGTGCACCGCGACGGTCAGGTGGCCACGCTGGTGTTCTCGGGCGGCGACGTGATCGAGCCGCTCAAGGTGCGCCCTCTGCAGGCCGGCGAGCGCAAGCAGGGCACGACGGTACGTGCCTGGCCCGATGCCAAATACTTCGAGTCCTCGGCCCTGCCCATGGGCGAGCTGGTGCATCTGCTGCGCAGCAAGGCCGTGCTCATGCCCGGCGTCGCCGTTTCGCTGATCAACGAAAAGTCGCGTGATACCCAGAGCTGGCAGTTCAAGGGCGGTCTGCGCGACTATCTGGCGCAGAGCCTGCATGGCGAGCCCGTCATCCCCCTGTTCGAAGGCGAGGGCTTTGCCGACAAGAACAACGACAGCTTTGCCGAAGGCGAGGGCGCGGCCTGGTGCGTGGCCTTCACCGAAGACGGTGCGCCGCTGCGCGAAAGCTATGTCAACCTGATTCCCACCACCGCTGGCGGCACGCATGACAGCGGCTTGCGCGACGGCCTGTTCCAGGCCGTCAAGGCCTTCATCGACATGCACTCGCTGCTGCCCAAGGGCGTCAAGCTCATGCCCGACGACGTGTTCGCGCGCGCCAGCTATGTGCTCAATGCCAAGGTGCTCGATCCGCAGTTCCAGGGCCAGATCAAGGAGCGCCTGAACTCGCGCGATGCCGTGCGTCTGGTCTCGGGCTTTGTGCGCCCGGCGCTGGAGCTGTGGCTCAACGAGCATGTGGACTGGGGCAAGAAGCTGGCCGAGATCGCCATCAAGGCCGCCCAGACCCGCCAGAAGGCCGGCCAGAAGGTGGAAAAACGCAAGGGCAGCGGCGTGGCCGTGCTGCCCGGCAAGCTGACCGATTGCGAGAGCAAGGACATAGCCGTCAACGAGGTGTTTCTGGTCGAGGGCGACTCTGCCGGCGGCAGCGCCAAGATGGGCCGCGACAAGGAAACCCAGGCCATCCTGCCGCTGCGCGGCAAGGTGCTCAACACCTGGGAGGTGGACCGCGACCGGCTGTTCGCCAACAACGAAATCCACGATATCTCGGTGGCGATCGGCGTGGATCCGCATGGCCCCAATGACGAGCCCGATCTGTCCGGCCTGCGCTACGGCAAGATCTGCATTCTCTCGGATGCGGACGTGGACGGCTCGCATATCCAGGTGCTGCTGCTGACGCTGTTCTTCAAGCATTTCCCCAAGCTCATCGAAGCCGGTCACATCCATGTGGCGCTGCCGCCGCTGTTCCGTGTGGACGTGCCTGCGCGCGGCAAGAAGCCGGCCATCAAGGTCTATGCGCTCGATGCGGGCGAGCTCGATGCCATCATCGAGAAATGCGCCAAGGACGGCGTGCCGCGCGAGAAATGCCAGGTCAGCCGTTTCAAGGGCCTGGGCGAGATGAATGCCGAACAGCTGTGGGAAACCACGCTGAACCCCGATACGCGTCGTCTGCTGCCGGTGCAGTTCATGAATCTGGACTTTGCACAGTCGGAGGCCGTGGTCACCAAGCTCATGGGCAAGGGCGAAGCCGCCGCTCGCCGCGAGCTGATGGAGCTGCATGGCGATGCCGTGGAGGTCGATATCTAG
- a CDS encoding lytic transglycosylase domain-containing protein, translated as MHKPMFDVSTSQLPARGGFAAVRLRRAMAAALLVGSGWLALAPAAHADLWAYVDEFGVTHFAAEALDERYKLFFKGELYDSSQPGLQLKQDSAAEGLNARTRMQSFFEVSPRYKSVRPHLQKAAERTGVDYDLIKAVIAVESGFDAQAVSPKGAVGLMQLMPGTAERFGVSASKKRSMQQQLADPAVNVPAGARYLSYLMDLFPGRLDLVLAAYNAGEGAVQKFGKAIPPYKETMNYVKAVTGIYEQLQAARPLSGRLAAASPAGRGGSRIRMTLPGAASAAADAQIP; from the coding sequence ATGCACAAGCCAATGTTCGATGTCTCAACCAGCCAGCTGCCTGCGCGCGGCGGGTTCGCGGCTGTGCGTTTGCGACGTGCGATGGCGGCTGCCTTGCTGGTGGGCTCGGGCTGGCTGGCCCTGGCGCCGGCGGCACATGCCGATCTCTGGGCCTATGTCGACGAATTCGGCGTCACGCACTTTGCGGCCGAGGCGCTGGATGAGCGCTACAAGCTGTTCTTCAAGGGCGAGCTCTACGACAGCAGCCAGCCGGGCCTGCAGCTCAAGCAGGACTCGGCGGCCGAGGGGCTCAACGCCCGCACCCGTATGCAGAGCTTTTTCGAGGTCTCGCCGCGCTACAAGAGCGTGAGGCCGCATCTGCAGAAGGCGGCCGAGAGAACCGGCGTGGACTACGACCTGATCAAGGCCGTGATCGCCGTGGAGTCCGGCTTCGATGCCCAGGCCGTTTCGCCCAAGGGCGCTGTCGGCCTGATGCAGCTGATGCCGGGCACGGCCGAGCGCTTTGGCGTATCGGCCAGCAAAAAGCGCAGCATGCAGCAGCAACTGGCCGACCCGGCCGTGAACGTGCCTGCCGGCGCGCGTTACCTGAGCTATCTGATGGACTTGTTCCCGGGACGGCTCGATCTGGTGCTGGCCGCCTATAACGCGGGCGAAGGTGCGGTGCAGAAATTCGGCAAGGCCATTCCGCCCTACAAAGAAACAATGAATTACGTCAAGGCCGTCACCGGCATCTACGAGCAGCTGCAGGCAGCGCGGCCCCTGAGCGGGCGGCTGGCTGCGGCCAGCCCGGCTGGCCGCGGCGGCTCCCGCATACGCATGACTCTGCCGGGCGCAGCCTCTGCGGCTGCGGACGCGCAAATACCTTGA
- the parC gene encoding DNA topoisomerase IV subunit A, with protein MSDQTTLDLSQQAAGDALDLGQYAQRAYLEYALSVVKGRALPDVSDGLKPVQRRILYAMDRMGLGYSGPNGNTAAKPVKSARVVGDVLGRFHPHGDQSAYDALVRMAQDFNQRYPLVDGQGNFGSRDGDGAAAMRYTEARLSKITGLLLDEIDMGTVDFVPNYDGSTQEPKQLPARLPFSLLNGASGIAVGLATEIPSHNLPEVAAACVALIKKPQLPEEELLALIPGPDYPGGGQIISSSSDIADAYRTGRGSLKVRARWKIEELARGQWQLVVTELPPGVSAQKVLEEIEDITNPKVKTGKKALSQEQTQLKASMLAVLDCVRDESSKDAPVRIVFEPKTGKIPQSELITALLAHTSLESSSSINLTSIGLDGRPVQKSLRQMLEEWIAFRFQTVTRRSRHRLEKVLDRIHILEGRQAVLLNIDKVIAIIRASDEPKQALIDAFNLSERQAEDILEIRLRQLARLEAIKIEQELKELRSEQGKLEDILGSEATMRRLICKEIEADAKTFGDARRTLIHEEKKVVAEVKVVDEPTTVIISEKGWVRTRQGHGVDAGTLSFKAGDSLYGTFECRTVDQLLAFGSNGRVYSVPVSALPGGRGDGQPVTTMIELEAGTQLLYYFAGSESTQLLLSGSGAYGFTATVGDMVSRQKAGKAFVTLGEGETLCAPSVVHGVPMNARAEYVEGGEQGAGLLNPASHVICASVGGRILTFEIAELKAMPKGGRGLMLISLEDKDQLAGAAAYTRSIRLDGVGRGGKARTETLEIRSLNNARGNRGRKGKAADLGFKPQAVTRVE; from the coding sequence ATGAGCGATCAAACCACACTGGATTTGTCTCAACAAGCCGCTGGCGATGCACTGGACCTGGGTCAATACGCACAGCGCGCCTATCTCGAATACGCTTTATCGGTGGTCAAGGGCCGCGCCCTGCCGGATGTCAGCGATGGCCTCAAGCCCGTGCAGCGCCGCATTCTCTATGCCATGGACCGCATGGGCCTGGGCTATAGCGGCCCGAACGGCAATACGGCGGCCAAGCCGGTCAAGAGCGCCCGTGTCGTCGGCGACGTGCTGGGCCGCTTTCACCCGCACGGCGACCAGTCGGCCTATGACGCACTGGTGCGCATGGCGCAGGACTTCAATCAGCGCTACCCGCTGGTCGACGGGCAGGGCAACTTCGGCAGCCGCGACGGCGATGGTGCAGCGGCCATGCGTTACACCGAGGCACGTCTTTCCAAGATCACCGGCCTGCTGCTCGACGAAATCGATATGGGCACGGTGGACTTCGTGCCCAACTACGACGGCAGCACCCAGGAGCCCAAGCAGCTTCCGGCCCGCCTGCCGTTCTCGCTGCTCAATGGCGCCAGCGGTATTGCCGTGGGCCTGGCAACGGAAATCCCCAGCCACAATCTGCCCGAGGTGGCGGCAGCCTGCGTGGCCCTGATCAAGAAGCCTCAGCTGCCCGAGGAAGAGCTGCTGGCGCTGATTCCCGGCCCCGACTATCCGGGCGGAGGCCAGATCATTTCATCGAGCAGCGATATTGCCGATGCCTACCGCACGGGCCGCGGCAGTCTCAAGGTGCGTGCGCGCTGGAAGATCGAAGAGCTGGCACGCGGCCAGTGGCAGCTGGTGGTGACCGAGCTGCCGCCCGGCGTGTCGGCCCAGAAGGTGCTCGAAGAGATCGAGGACATCACCAATCCCAAGGTCAAGACCGGCAAGAAGGCGCTGAGCCAGGAGCAGACCCAGCTCAAGGCCAGCATGCTGGCCGTGCTGGACTGCGTGCGTGACGAGTCGAGCAAGGATGCTCCGGTGCGCATCGTGTTCGAACCCAAGACCGGCAAGATTCCGCAGTCGGAGCTGATCACGGCGCTGCTGGCCCACACCAGCCTGGAGTCTTCGAGCTCGATCAATCTGACCAGCATTGGCCTCGACGGCCGCCCGGTGCAGAAGTCGCTGCGCCAGATGCTGGAGGAATGGATTGCCTTCCGCTTCCAGACCGTGACGCGACGCAGCCGGCACCGGCTGGAAAAGGTGCTCGATCGCATCCACATTCTCGAAGGCCGCCAGGCCGTGCTGCTCAATATCGACAAGGTCATTGCCATCATCCGCGCCAGCGATGAACCCAAGCAGGCCCTGATCGATGCCTTCAATCTCTCCGAGCGTCAGGCCGAGGACATTCTTGAAATCCGTCTGCGTCAGCTGGCGCGCCTGGAAGCCATCAAGATCGAGCAGGAGCTCAAGGAGCTGCGCAGCGAGCAGGGCAAGCTTGAGGACATCCTGGGCAGCGAGGCGACCATGCGCCGCCTGATCTGCAAGGAAATCGAAGCCGATGCCAAGACCTTTGGCGATGCCCGTCGCACGCTGATCCACGAGGAGAAAAAGGTGGTGGCCGAGGTCAAGGTGGTGGATGAGCCCACGACCGTGATCATTTCCGAAAAGGGCTGGGTGCGCACGCGTCAAGGCCATGGCGTGGATGCGGGCACGCTGAGCTTCAAGGCAGGCGATAGTCTCTATGGCACGTTTGAGTGCCGCACCGTCGATCAGTTGCTGGCCTTTGGCAGCAATGGCCGGGTCTATTCGGTGCCGGTGTCGGCCCTGCCGGGCGGACGCGGCGACGGACAGCCCGTGACGACGATGATCGAGCTCGAAGCCGGTACCCAGCTGCTGTACTACTTTGCCGGCAGCGAAAGCACGCAGCTGCTGCTCTCGGGCTCGGGTGCCTATGGCTTCACGGCGACTGTGGGCGATATGGTCTCGCGCCAGAAGGCCGGCAAGGCCTTTGTCACGCTGGGCGAGGGCGAGACCCTGTGCGCACCTTCGGTGGTGCATGGCGTGCCCATGAATGCGCGTGCCGAATATGTGGAAGGCGGCGAGCAGGGGGCCGGTCTGCTCAACCCCGCCAGCCATGTGATCTGTGCCTCGGTGGGCGGGCGCATTCTGACCTTCGAGATCGCCGAGCTCAAGGCCATGCCCAAGGGCGGGCGCGGCCTGATGCTGATCAGCCTGGAAGACAAGGATCAGCTGGCCGGCGCGGCCGCCTATACGCGCAGCATCCGGCTGGATGGCGTTGGGCGTGGCGGCAAGGCACGTACCGAGACGCTGGAGATCCGCAGCCTCAACAATGCCCGCGGCAACCGCGGCCGCAAGGGCAAGGCCGCAGACCTGGGCTTCAAGCCCCAGGCGGTGACGCGCGTGGAATAA